In Eriocheir sinensis breed Jianghai 21 chromosome 45, ASM2467909v1, whole genome shotgun sequence, the following proteins share a genomic window:
- the LOC126980791 gene encoding venom metalloproteinase antarease TserMP_A-like, with translation MKPEAALLLVCLWAANCHVHALAAPSTTTFLQRSTATVSRGTSRSPLGSSHLLHVDAFDQRHTLRLQPAVSPFADTFRLQTTARDEEGRLIFKDVSYDEDHDTTELYQDPESGGVVRVSGTRAEGIISSTLTLTADADGQHEAVRQEIVPDFNVKDELEVPPEERLSFESSATTRAVSSATVEMYVIVDSTLAASVGTDQKVKDYLAVFWNAVNMRYATFSDPKIQLVLAGALIVRDAADEPYVTSNIASSIYVNGYGALKAVSKWLYQQKTNLPDYDLAYLMTGKNMFSGGSTSLAGLAYREAACVIGGTMMYKTGMGEDNSYYGGVMTAAHEVAHNLGSPHDGSDGSEACSWNLGYIMSYLTIDSKKLLFSSCSQAAMKKYISTSSGSCLQSTSTGATIPLSDTLPGQILSLDKQCQIATDKTDAYASKSVSEDTLCYKLVCQWKVQEGYTTWTYTQTTGRPAAEGSPCKGGGACKDGSCQ, from the coding sequence ATGAAGCCTGAAGCAGCTCTTCTCCTGGTGTGCCTGTGGGCCGCTAACTGCCACGTCCACGCCCTCGCCGCACCAAGCACCACAACTTTCCTTCAGCGTTCGACGGCCACTGTCAGCCGGGGAACTTCACGCTCGCCTCTGGGGTCGTCGCATCTCCTGCATGTGGACGCCTTCGACCAACGCCACACCCTCCGTCTGCAGCCTGCCGTTTCACCCTTCGCTGACACATTCAGGCTGCAGACTACTGCGAGGGACGAGGAGGGACGGCTCATCTTTAAGGATGTATCCTACGACGAGGACCACGACACTACAGAGCTGTACCAAGACCCTGAGTCCGGCGGTGTGGTGCGGGTGAGCGGTACCAGGGCGGAGGGAATCATTTCATCCACTCTTACTCTCACAGCTGATGCTGACGGGCAGCACGAGGCGGTGCGTCAAGAGATCGTGCCCGACTTCAACGTCAAAGATGAGTTGGAGGTCCCACCGGAGGAGCGTCTCTCCTTTGAATCCTCCGCCACGACTCGAGCAGTGAGCAGCGCCACCGTGGAGATGTACGTGATCGTGGACAGCACCCTGGCTGCCAGTGTGGGCACGGACCAGAAGGTGAAGGACTACCTGGCTGTGTTCTGGAACGCCGTCAACATGCGCTACGCCACTTTCAGTGACCCTAAGATCCAGCTGGTCCTTGCCGGTGCCCTTATCGTCCGTGATGCTGCCGACGAGCCCTACGTTACTAGCAACATTGCCTCAAGCATTTACGTGAACGGCTATGGGGCCCTTAAAGCAGTGAGTAAATGGCTTTACCAGCAGAAGACCAATCTGCCGGACTACGATCTGGCCTATCTCATGACCGGTAAAAATATGTTTTCAGGGGGATCGACCAGCTTGGCAGGCCTTGCATACAGAGAGGCTGCCTGCGTGATAGGCGGTACCATGATGTACAAAACGGGCATGGGCGAGGACAACAGCTATTACGGGGGCGTCATGACCGCCGCTCACGAAGTAGCCCACAACTTAGGCTCCCCTCATGATGGCTCGGATGGGTCCGAGGCATGCTCCTGGAACTTAGGTTATATCATGAGTTACCTGACTATAGACAGCAAAAAGTTGCTCTTCTCGTCCTGCTCCCAGGCGGCCATGAAGAAATACATCTCGACCAGCTCCGGCTCTTGCCTGCAAAGCACATCGACCGGCGCCACGATTCCTTTGTCGGACACGTTGCCGGGCCAGATCCTCAGCCTCGACAAACAGTGCCAGATCGCCACCGATAAAACCGACGCCTACGCCTCCAAGTCTGTGAGTGAGGACACCCTTTGCTACAAACTGGTGTGCCAGTGGAAGGTACAGGAAGGATACACCACATGGACCTACACCCAGACAACGGGGCGACCTGCAGCCGAGGGTTCTCCTTGCAAGGGCGGCGGTGCATGTAAGGACGGGTCATGCCAGTAA
- the LOC126980679 gene encoding venom metalloproteinase antarease TserMP_A-like, which translates to MKPEAALLLVCLWAANCQVHGLAAPSTKASFQRSTATVIRGTSRSPLGSSHLLHVDTFDQRHTLRLQPAAAPFADTFRLQTTARDEEGRLIFKDVSYDEDHDASELYQDPESGGVVRVSDTRVEGIISSTLTLTADADGQHEAVRQEIVPEFNVNDELEVPSEERLSFESSATTRAVSSVTVEMYVIVDSTLAASVGTDQKVKDYLAVFWNAVNMRYATFSDPKIQLVLAGALIVRDAADEPYVTSNIASSIYVNGYGALEAVSKWLYQQKTKLPNYDMAYLMTGKDMFSPDGGSTSLAGLAYREAACVVGGTMMYKTGMGEDNSYYGGVMTAAHEVAHNLGSPHDGSDGSEACSWNLGYIMSYLTVDSKKLLFSSCSQAAMKKYISTSSASCLQSTPTGATIPLSNTLPGQILSLDKQCQIATNKTDAYASKSVSEDSLCYKLVCQWKVQEGYTTWTYTQTTGGPAAEGSPCKSGGACKDGSCQ; encoded by the coding sequence ATGAAGCCTGAAGCAGCTCTTCTCCTGGTGTGCCTGTGGGCCGCAAACTGCCAAGTCCACGGCCTCGCCGCACCAAGCACCAAAGCTTCCTTTCAGCGCTCGACGGCCACTGTCATCCGGGGAACTTCACGCTCGCCTCTGGGGTCGTCGCATCTCCTGCATGTTGACACCTTCGACCAACGCCACACCCTCCGTCTGCAGCCTGCCGCTGCACCCTTCGCTGACACATTCAGGCTGCAGACTACTGCGAGGGACGAGGAGGGACGGCTCATCTTTAAGGATGTATCCTACGACGAGGACCACGACGCTAGCGAGTTGTACCAAGACCCTGAGTCCGGGGGTGTGGTGCGGGTGAGCGATACCAGGGTGGAGGGAATCATTTCATCCACTCTTACTCTCACAGCTGATGCTGACGGGCAGCACGAGGCGGTGCGTCAAGAGATCGTGCCCGAATTCAACGTCAACGATGAGTTGGAGGTCCCATCGGAGGAGCGTCTCTCCTTTGAATCCTCCGCCACGACTCGAGCAGTGAGCAGCGTCACCGTGGAGATGTACGTGATCGTGGACAGCACCCTGGCGGCCAGTGTGGGCACGGACCAGAAGGTGAAGGACTACCTGGCTGTGTTCTGGAACGCCGTCAACATGCGCTACGCCACTTTCAGTGACCCTAAGATCCAGCTGGTCCTTGCCGGTGCCCTCATCGTCCGTGATGCTGCCGACGAGCCCTACGTTACTAGCAACATTGCCTCAAGCATTTACGTGAACGGCTATGGGGCCCTTGAAGCAGTGAGTAAATGGCTTTACCAGCAGAAGACCAAACTGCCGAACTACGATATGGCCTATCTCATGACCGGTAAAGACATGTTTTCACCCGACGGGGGATCGACCAGCTTGGCAGGCCTTGCATACAGAGAGGCTGCCTGCGTGGTAGGCGGTACCATGATGTACAAAACGGGCATGGGCGAGGACAACAGCTATTACGGGGGCGTCATGACCGCTGCTCACGAAGTAGCCCACAATTTAGGCTCCCCTCATGATGGCTCGGATGGGTCCGAGGCATGCTCCTGGAACTTAGGTTATATCATGAGTTACCTGACTGTAGACAGCAAAAAGttgctcttctcctcctgctcccagGCGGCCATGAAGAAATACATCTCGACCAGCTCCGCCTCTTGCCTGCAAAGCACACCGACCGGCGCAACGATTCCTTTGTCGAACACGTTGCCGGGCCAGATCCTCAGCCTCGACAAACAGTGCCAGATCGCCACCAATAAAACCGACGCCTACGCCTCCAAGTCTGTGAGTGAGGACTCCCTTTGCTACAAACTGGTGTGCCAGTGGAAGGTACAGGAAGGATACACCACATGGACCTATACCCAGACAACGGGGGGACCTGCAGCCGAGGGTTCTCCTTGCAAGAGCGGCGGTGCATGTAAAGACGGGTCATGCCAGTAA